Proteins encoded within one genomic window of Pseudalkalibacillus sp. SCS-8:
- a CDS encoding NAD(P)-dependent alcohol dehydrogenase has product MKTVTCPKYGPPEVLQFQEVDKPVLKEDELLIRVHATTVSSGDSRIRNGSRKSLPLWPISKMALGLRKPKKSILGMDFAGEVESVGDAVTSFKKGDQVYGFCGKGTYAEYITMRAEGSVTLMPANLTFEEAASVPFGAVSALDFLRKGKIKSGQKVLIYGASGSVGTYAVQLAKYYGAEVTGVCSTGNVDLIQSLGADRVIDYTREDFTENGETYDIIFDTVGKTSFSRCKRSLNENGHYLLAVFDYPQIVQMLWTSKVGTKKVIGGIAGEDSKDLLFLKEIIEAGKIRTVIDRRYPMAEIAEAHRYVDLGHKKGNVVINWVNKS; this is encoded by the coding sequence ATGAAGACTGTTACGTGTCCAAAATATGGGCCACCAGAGGTGCTGCAATTTCAAGAGGTGGATAAGCCTGTTTTGAAGGAAGATGAACTTTTGATCAGAGTCCATGCGACGACTGTGTCATCAGGGGATTCACGAATACGGAACGGTTCGAGAAAATCATTGCCCTTGTGGCCGATTTCCAAGATGGCCCTTGGACTAAGGAAGCCTAAAAAATCAATATTGGGAATGGATTTCGCAGGAGAAGTAGAATCCGTCGGTGATGCTGTTACCAGCTTCAAGAAAGGGGATCAGGTATACGGATTTTGCGGCAAAGGTACATATGCAGAATATATAACGATGCGTGCAGAAGGTTCTGTTACATTGATGCCTGCCAATTTGACCTTTGAAGAAGCTGCATCCGTCCCCTTTGGAGCAGTATCGGCATTGGACTTTCTTCGAAAAGGGAAGATCAAAAGCGGACAAAAAGTATTGATATATGGTGCGTCTGGTAGTGTAGGAACCTATGCCGTCCAGCTAGCAAAGTACTATGGTGCAGAAGTGACAGGTGTCTGCAGTACTGGAAATGTCGATCTGATCCAGTCATTGGGGGCAGACCGTGTCATTGATTACACAAGAGAGGATTTTACGGAGAATGGGGAAACATACGATATCATTTTTGATACAGTCGGAAAAACCTCGTTCTCACGTTGCAAACGTTCTTTAAACGAGAACGGTCATTATCTGTTAGCCGTGTTTGATTATCCTCAGATCGTTCAAATGCTTTGGACGTCAAAGGTTGGCACGAAGAAAGTCATTGGCGGGATAGCAGGCGAAGATTCGAAAGACTTGCTGTTCTTAAAAGAAATCATTGAAGCAGGAAAAATCAGAACCGTCATCGACCGACGATACCCGATGGCAGAAATTGCGGAAGCCCACCGTTATGTAGACCTGGGTCACAAAAAGGGAAATGTCGTCATTAACTGGGTAAACAAATCATAG
- a CDS encoding HAD-IIIA family hydrolase, producing MLEKVGDTIKVAFFDRDGTIIKDYPDHDWSEVDQPEFIEGAFDTLKEVQARGYAIIIVTNQYLINEGFISFERYQSLSDQMLKRLAENGIEVKDIFYCPHRRDEGCRCMKPNLGMIEQAIEKYPDIDLNRSFMVGDSACDMELAERTGMAGYWITEEHTCKFNNVKTVKSIIEITDIVKGEFVWRKS from the coding sequence ATGTTGGAGAAAGTGGGGGATACAATCAAAGTCGCTTTTTTCGATCGGGACGGGACGATCATAAAGGATTATCCAGACCATGACTGGAGTGAAGTCGATCAACCGGAGTTTATAGAAGGGGCCTTTGACACACTGAAGGAAGTCCAAGCAAGGGGTTATGCAATCATCATCGTGACGAATCAATATCTGATTAATGAAGGCTTCATCAGCTTTGAACGTTATCAAAGCCTATCAGACCAGATGCTGAAAAGATTAGCTGAAAATGGCATAGAAGTGAAGGATATTTTCTATTGTCCTCATCGCCGGGATGAAGGATGTCGTTGTATGAAACCGAACCTGGGGATGATTGAACAAGCCATCGAGAAATACCCGGATATCGATTTGAACCGTTCCTTCATGGTTGGTGATTCAGCGTGTGACATGGAGCTTGCTGAACGGACCGGCATGGCAGGGTATTGGATTACCGAGGAACATACATGCAAATTCAACAATGTGAAAACAGTGAAATCAATCATTGAAATAACAGATATCGTAAAGGGGGAATTTGTTTGGAGAAAATCATGA
- a CDS encoding alpha/beta hydrolase, giving the protein MKIDIGGISVNYRVSGEGRSILLLHGWGTSLKSFEPVHNFLEKNFKVYSIDLPGFGESEEPPEAWDVEAFTNMLREFITKLNIKDPILMGHSNGGRVSIRYAAHYPVHKLVLIDSAGVKPKRTMKYYTKVYTYKTIKNVLNLPVLRNYKEDILTKVKGKVGSADYKNASGVMQQTMVKVVNEDLQHLMPEIKAPTLLIWGENDTATPVSDAKIMEQAIPNAGLVVLDGVGHYSYLEKLNQFLVIIDNFLEKDKEWKDA; this is encoded by the coding sequence ATGAAGATTGATATTGGGGGCATAAGCGTCAATTATCGTGTTTCTGGCGAGGGCCGGAGCATTTTGCTGTTGCACGGCTGGGGCACAAGCCTTAAGAGCTTTGAACCAGTCCATAACTTTTTAGAGAAAAATTTCAAGGTGTATTCGATTGATCTTCCGGGGTTCGGGGAAAGCGAAGAACCTCCTGAAGCCTGGGATGTAGAAGCGTTTACGAATATGCTTCGTGAATTCATTACAAAATTGAACATAAAAGATCCAATACTGATGGGACATTCTAATGGTGGTAGGGTGTCCATTCGTTATGCAGCGCATTATCCTGTGCACAAGCTTGTCTTAATTGATAGTGCAGGGGTGAAGCCGAAACGTACGATGAAGTATTATACGAAGGTGTATACGTACAAAACGATCAAAAATGTATTGAACCTTCCGGTATTACGAAACTATAAAGAGGATATCCTCACAAAGGTGAAAGGGAAGGTCGGCTCTGCGGATTATAAAAACGCATCAGGGGTCATGCAGCAGACGATGGTCAAGGTGGTCAATGAAGACCTGCAGCACTTGATGCCGGAAATCAAAGCTCCGACACTCCTTATTTGGGGAGAGAATGACACAGCAACACCGGTATCGGATGCCAAGATCATGGAACAAGCGATCCCGAACGCCGGTCTGGTCGTCCTCGATGGTGTCGGCCACTATTCCTACTTGGAGAAATTGAACCAATTCCTCGTAATTATTGATAACTTCCTTGAAAAAGATAAGGAGTGGAAAGATGCTTAG
- a CDS encoding UDP-N-acetylmuramoyl-tripeptide--D-alanyl-D-alanine ligase: protein MLSLLFAIGIVFWGLYTWSRLRKAIHMLQQNSYRNERFTRWMKENLGKVFKKRDFIPLITALIAFIENLDNVAILLFIGLYLILYLLRETGKEKKKLVVTARVKRLMGTVIILVAVIAGFSFYFELINTYALVPLLFTYVGLTILSYFVVLVANTINLPIEKRIAQGYFNDAERIINEAKHTEVIGITGSYGKTSVKHILHTILSSHKNVLMTPESYNTKLGVTITVRNMLRPFHDYFIAEMGAKQENDIQEICDLVHQKYGILTAIGEQHLDTFKTLENIKKTKYEIIDSLPDDGIGFLNKDDKNIMSRKPQSNARIVYYGIYADDLDYRAENISFSNKGTKFDVVTKDGTRIEIQTKLLGEHNIYNIVAAVATAYELGVPAKRISTAAKKIQPVEHRMEIKKHSDKITIIDDAFNSNPVGSKMALEVLSQMDGYKVLITPGMIELGDEEYDLNKRLGQHAAKVCDYVILVGKKQTVPLQDGLAEEKYPEDQYYVARNLDDALAKMNEIAKEKTVVLIENDLPDTFNE, encoded by the coding sequence ATGCTTAGTCTCTTATTTGCTATCGGAATCGTATTTTGGGGGCTTTATACGTGGTCAAGACTTCGTAAGGCCATTCATATGCTTCAACAGAACTCATATCGAAACGAACGTTTCACGAGATGGATGAAAGAAAACCTTGGGAAAGTATTCAAGAAGCGCGATTTTATCCCGCTCATTACAGCACTGATCGCGTTCATCGAGAACCTGGATAACGTCGCAATTTTGTTATTCATCGGCCTTTATTTGATCTTATATCTTCTACGTGAAACAGGAAAAGAAAAGAAGAAGCTGGTCGTAACCGCACGGGTAAAGCGGCTTATGGGGACGGTCATCATTCTTGTTGCGGTCATCGCAGGCTTCAGTTTCTATTTTGAATTGATCAATACTTATGCACTTGTACCACTGTTATTTACGTATGTCGGTCTGACGATTCTTTCCTATTTTGTTGTTCTCGTTGCCAACACGATCAACCTGCCGATTGAAAAAAGGATTGCGCAAGGGTACTTCAATGATGCTGAGCGTATCATCAATGAGGCGAAGCATACTGAAGTAATCGGTATTACTGGCAGCTACGGGAAAACAAGCGTCAAACATATCCTGCATACGATCTTGTCATCGCATAAAAACGTTCTGATGACTCCGGAAAGCTATAATACAAAGCTCGGCGTAACGATTACAGTCAGAAATATGCTCCGTCCTTTCCACGATTATTTCATTGCGGAGATGGGAGCGAAGCAAGAAAACGATATTCAGGAGATCTGTGACCTTGTGCACCAGAAGTATGGGATTCTGACAGCCATCGGTGAACAGCACTTGGATACGTTCAAAACATTGGAAAACATTAAAAAGACGAAATATGAAATCATCGACAGTCTTCCGGATGATGGAATCGGTTTCCTGAACAAGGACGATAAGAACATCATGTCCCGCAAGCCTCAAAGTAACGCACGAATCGTGTATTACGGTATCTATGCGGATGATCTCGATTACCGAGCTGAAAACATAAGCTTTTCCAACAAGGGGACAAAGTTTGATGTCGTGACCAAAGATGGAACGAGGATCGAAATCCAGACGAAGCTGTTAGGTGAACATAACATTTATAATATCGTTGCAGCAGTCGCGACAGCTTATGAGCTTGGCGTTCCTGCGAAACGGATTTCCACAGCGGCGAAGAAGATCCAGCCTGTCGAGCACCGTATGGAGATCAAAAAGCATTCCGACAAGATTACAATCATTGATGACGCGTTCAACTCGAATCCGGTCGGTTCAAAAATGGCACTTGAGGTGCTCAGTCAGATGGATGGCTATAAAGTGCTGATTACACCAGGAATGATCGAGCTTGGTGACGAAGAGTACGACTTGAACAAGAGACTCGGTCAGCATGCTGCGAAAGTCTGTGATTATGTCATCCTTGTCGGGAAGAAGCAGACTGTGCCGTTGCAGGATGGATTGGCAGAGGAAAAGTATCCAGAAGACCAATATTATGTCGCTCGTAATCTTGACGATGCGCTAGCGAAAATGAACGAAATCGCAAAGGAAAAAACGGTCGTCCTGATCGAAAACGACCTGCCTGATACATTTAACGAATAG
- a CDS encoding D-alanine--D-alanine ligase family protein, which produces MKVKVGVFFGGVSVEHEVSVISALQAIKAMDRDQYEPIPIYISKNKNWYTGEALLDIENYKDTDELLKQCERIIITTNDQGRPVIHRHTTGMFGKKLVSEIDVAFPVIHGTYGEDGILQGFFELHDIPYVGCDVFSSAVGMDKVMMKQILRDSGVPILDYVWFYASKWLNDQDALVEKIENDLSYPVIVKPANLGSSVGISKATNREELEEAVELATEFAIKIVAEKMVTDLKEVNCSVLGDYEEAESSVCEEVLSSTDILTYQDKYQSGGGSKGGGASKGMESTNRKIPAEMSDEMTTQVQQLAKDTFQILGCAGVSRIDFLIDKSTNQVYVNEINTIPGSLSFYLWEPTGKSFKELTSDMIKIALKRKRERESLTFSVDTNLFAMHSGGAKGGTKSKLGSNS; this is translated from the coding sequence ATGAAGGTAAAAGTTGGCGTCTTTTTTGGCGGTGTATCGGTCGAACACGAAGTATCCGTCATATCCGCATTACAAGCAATCAAAGCGATGGATCGCGATCAATATGAACCGATTCCAATCTATATCAGTAAAAACAAAAACTGGTATACCGGGGAAGCGTTGTTGGATATCGAGAATTACAAGGATACCGATGAGCTGTTGAAGCAATGCGAACGGATCATCATTACGACGAATGACCAGGGTCGTCCGGTCATCCATCGTCACACGACAGGTATGTTCGGCAAGAAGCTCGTTTCTGAGATTGATGTGGCATTCCCTGTCATCCATGGTACGTATGGTGAGGATGGTATTTTACAAGGATTCTTTGAATTGCATGATATTCCGTACGTAGGTTGTGACGTCTTTTCATCAGCGGTAGGCATGGACAAAGTGATGATGAAACAAATCCTGCGTGATTCTGGTGTTCCGATCCTTGATTATGTTTGGTTCTATGCGTCCAAGTGGTTGAACGATCAAGATGCGCTCGTTGAAAAAATCGAGAATGACCTCAGCTATCCAGTCATCGTCAAACCTGCGAACCTCGGATCCAGTGTTGGTATAAGCAAGGCGACAAACCGTGAAGAGCTGGAAGAGGCGGTTGAACTAGCGACCGAATTCGCAATCAAAATCGTAGCAGAAAAGATGGTCACGGACTTGAAAGAGGTCAACTGTTCTGTACTCGGCGATTATGAAGAAGCGGAAAGCTCGGTCTGTGAAGAAGTGTTGAGCAGCACCGATATTTTGACCTATCAGGATAAGTATCAAAGTGGAGGCGGCTCAAAAGGCGGTGGTGCGTCCAAAGGTATGGAAAGCACCAACCGGAAGATTCCAGCGGAAATGTCTGACGAGATGACCACCCAAGTCCAACAGCTTGCCAAGGATACGTTCCAGATCCTCGGTTGTGCCGGTGTGTCTCGTATCGACTTCTTGATTGATAAAAGCACGAATCAAGTGTATGTGAACGAAATCAACACGATTCCTGGCTCTCTTTCCTTCTACCTGTGGGAGCCGACAGGAAAATCATTTAAAGAGCTGACGTCAGATATGATTAAAATTGCTCTGAAGCGCAAGCGTGAAAGAGAATCACTCACGTTCTCTGTCGACACGAACCTATTCGCTATGCACAGCGGTGGTGCTAAAGGTGGAACGAAAAGTAAATTAGGATCGAATTCATAA
- a CDS encoding M15 family metallopeptidase yields the protein MNRNDYPLPYIHPIKDWKEIPIQENKEELVSIQSMNTALLVVKPRYYAMGLPGAMSDCYVRREVALKLVEAARKLPDGYKLLIWDGWRPFSVQKLLYETYLNELKDEHPYWSEERLHEGARQFVSYPTVDEDAPPPHSTGGAVDLTILDENDEPLDMGTGFDEFSDRAWTRYFDEKKKNEGTLNEKEETYLQNRRLLVHVMTTSGFTNYSAEWWHFDYGNQWWAKQSDEPAAKYGLVNLEV from the coding sequence ATGAACCGAAATGACTATCCGTTACCCTATATCCATCCCATCAAGGATTGGAAGGAGATTCCGATTCAAGAGAACAAGGAAGAGCTCGTGTCCATCCAGAGCATGAACACGGCTTTGTTAGTCGTGAAACCTCGTTATTATGCGATGGGCCTTCCGGGTGCCATGAGTGATTGTTATGTGCGAAGAGAGGTGGCACTTAAACTTGTGGAAGCAGCTCGTAAACTGCCAGATGGGTATAAGCTGTTGATCTGGGATGGGTGGAGACCCTTTTCGGTTCAGAAACTCCTCTATGAAACGTATTTGAACGAGTTGAAAGACGAACATCCGTATTGGTCTGAGGAACGTCTGCATGAAGGGGCGCGCCAGTTCGTCTCTTACCCTACTGTTGACGAGGATGCTCCCCCGCCACACAGTACTGGCGGTGCAGTGGATCTCACCATTCTTGATGAAAACGACGAACCGCTTGACATGGGAACAGGATTCGATGAGTTTTCGGATCGGGCGTGGACCCGTTATTTCGATGAGAAGAAAAAGAACGAAGGGACGCTCAACGAGAAAGAAGAAACGTACCTGCAGAACCGCAGACTTCTCGTTCATGTTATGACAACCTCGGGCTTTACCAATTACTCTGCAGAATGGTGGCATTTCGACTATGGCAACCAATGGTGGGCGAAGCAAAGCGACGAACCCGCCGCCAAATACGGACTTGTAAACCTGGAAGTCTAG
- a CDS encoding penicillin-binding protein 2, which translates to MDNTEHKKQQRRSLASRMNLLFLSVFLLFTLLIIRLGFVQIVHGEHFRSQSELTKNVVASVQTERGKMFDRNGKLIVSNIPSFALTYIRVQGAGHEEHLRYAKKITSLIEMNTKRITERDLQDYWILKQGMEEAYKMKLTEEEINSEELDDKELYRLLLDRITEEDLQPIKESEEDMQILAVKRELDSATNMDVTFIKKGLTEKEVAIIGEHLDELEGRFGISSTAERSYPEGGQFYFGNTGQIPEEQLRSYLLKGYARNDFVGVSNLEQQYEGVLSGKDKTYTFTTKGGTPVGSPRIHQGARGHDLVLSVDIDLNKKIGEILEENILKARSNGDGPVTSAYAVMMEPYSGEVLAMVGRELDGGKFMDRSYRTLQSSFEMGSTVKGATILAVHQMGEAPWINDMPIVLRGSGVNLTFSSFDRNRIGTVNDIQALEQSSNIYMGMAIGQFAGFRFVNNGSSYQAIVTNGQQFQQTFQKLRDVYSSVGLGVKTEIDLPNEALGYRGGMPITAPGMLLYYTIGQFDTYTPIQMAQYASLIANGGYRVQPHLLKEVRYSTGTDKLGPLVSKYKTNVINRVDNTADEIERVQKGFYEVTHGRNGTATYYLQDTKIAGKTGTAQISGPGKYNLTFVGYAPYDNPEIAFSVVVPNVNGGSINKEIVKQMVEAYNDRHKPEEKPEDEEEGTGEGAEGDEVPEEESADENAAGN; encoded by the coding sequence ATGGATAACACGGAGCATAAGAAACAACAACGGAGGTCTTTGGCAAGCAGAATGAATCTATTGTTTTTGTCTGTGTTTCTGTTATTCACGCTGCTGATCATCAGGTTGGGCTTCGTACAAATCGTCCACGGAGAACACTTCCGCTCCCAATCTGAACTGACGAAGAATGTCGTCGCTTCTGTACAGACCGAACGCGGGAAAATGTTCGATCGAAATGGAAAGCTGATCGTCAGTAATATTCCTTCCTTTGCACTGACCTACATCCGTGTTCAAGGTGCGGGCCATGAGGAACACTTAAGGTATGCGAAAAAAATCACCTCGCTCATCGAAATGAATACAAAAAGAATCACTGAGCGGGATCTGCAGGATTATTGGATTCTGAAACAAGGCATGGAAGAAGCTTATAAAATGAAGCTGACCGAAGAAGAAATCAATTCGGAAGAGTTAGATGATAAGGAGCTCTACCGTCTGTTGCTTGATCGGATTACAGAGGAGGACCTCCAACCGATTAAAGAAAGCGAAGAAGACATGCAGATCCTCGCTGTCAAAAGGGAGCTCGACTCAGCTACAAACATGGATGTTACCTTCATCAAGAAGGGCTTGACTGAAAAAGAGGTGGCGATCATCGGCGAGCATCTGGATGAGCTCGAAGGTCGCTTCGGTATTTCATCGACAGCTGAAAGGAGCTATCCCGAGGGAGGACAGTTCTATTTCGGGAACACAGGTCAAATCCCTGAAGAACAATTGCGCAGTTACTTGCTTAAGGGGTACGCACGAAATGATTTTGTCGGAGTATCCAATCTCGAGCAGCAGTATGAAGGAGTTTTAAGCGGTAAGGATAAAACCTACACCTTTACGACAAAAGGAGGGACGCCGGTCGGTTCACCACGTATCCATCAAGGAGCACGCGGGCATGATCTCGTCCTGTCAGTTGACATTGATCTAAACAAAAAAATCGGTGAAATCCTCGAGGAGAACATCTTGAAGGCCCGTAGTAACGGGGATGGACCAGTCACAAGTGCTTATGCAGTCATGATGGAGCCGTATTCCGGTGAAGTGTTGGCCATGGTCGGCAGAGAACTCGACGGTGGCAAATTCATGGACCGGTCGTACCGGACACTTCAAAGCTCGTTTGAAATGGGTTCGACAGTAAAGGGAGCTACGATCCTTGCCGTCCACCAAATGGGAGAAGCACCTTGGATCAATGATATGCCGATCGTATTGAGGGGAAGCGGGGTCAACCTGACGTTCAGTTCCTTCGACAGAAACCGGATTGGTACCGTTAATGACATCCAAGCACTGGAGCAATCGTCAAACATTTATATGGGTATGGCCATTGGCCAATTCGCTGGATTCCGGTTCGTCAATAATGGAAGCTCCTATCAAGCAATCGTGACGAATGGGCAGCAATTCCAACAAACGTTCCAGAAGCTGAGAGATGTGTACAGCTCAGTGGGACTTGGCGTGAAGACCGAGATCGATCTTCCGAATGAAGCGCTTGGTTATCGTGGAGGTATGCCGATAACGGCTCCTGGTATGCTGCTTTACTATACAATCGGCCAGTTTGATACCTATACGCCGATTCAGATGGCGCAATACGCTTCGTTGATTGCGAATGGCGGCTACAGGGTCCAGCCTCATCTGTTGAAGGAAGTCCGCTATTCAACAGGTACAGATAAGCTGGGACCGCTCGTTTCCAAGTATAAAACGAATGTCATCAACCGTGTAGATAACACAGCTGACGAAATCGAGCGTGTACAAAAAGGATTTTATGAAGTTACGCATGGTCGTAACGGTACAGCTACGTATTATTTGCAAGATACGAAGATTGCAGGGAAAACAGGTACAGCCCAGATTAGCGGACCTGGAAAGTACAACCTGACATTCGTTGGTTATGCACCATACGATAATCCAGAAATCGCGTTTTCTGTAGTCGTGCCGAATGTAAATGGGGGATCGATCAACAAAGAAATCGTTAAACAGATGGTCGAAGCCTATAATGACCGGCATAAGCCTGAAGAGAAGCCGGAGGATGAAGAAGAAGGTACAGGAGAAGGTGCAGAAGGCGACGAGGTACCCGAAGAAGAATCAGCAGACGAAAATGCTGCAGGTAACTAA
- a CDS encoding lysine N(6)-hydroxylase/L-ornithine N(5)-oxygenase family protein → MSDERIYDVIGVGIGPFNLSLAALLDQVEELDALFFDQTSKFEWHPGMLIEGSDLQVPFLADLVTLADPTNPHSFLNFLRAQNRLYKFYFFNRFDIPRREYSDYGAWVANRLDNCLFGKRVVDVTYFAEEDVPVYEVVVHDTETQAMETFYTKHLVMGTGSVPLVPMDTEGCAAEDVFHSSQFRFYEKNAKDSKSITVIGSGQSAAELFYELLEDQPDYDYELTWYTRSAGFLQLESAKLGQEVFSPDYVAYFHQLSFEERKDALSTLGQLRKGIDPETLKQIYDLLYHRSVDANAKKVTIQPLTEVKKVKLVEGNNVYELDCHQWQKGESFKHYSEKVVLATGYKPHIPDWFENFSSDIEWEDEKRFKVSMDYQLCFKDDRKNHIFTLTNLEHSHGAGATNLGLSVYRNQQIINKIAGKEIYPVSEQTVFQQFQPKND, encoded by the coding sequence ATGAGTGATGAGAGGATTTATGATGTCATTGGAGTTGGAATTGGACCATTTAATCTAAGCCTTGCCGCCTTACTCGATCAGGTGGAAGAGCTTGATGCGTTATTTTTCGATCAGACTTCGAAATTTGAATGGCACCCAGGTATGCTGATTGAAGGAAGCGACCTGCAGGTGCCTTTCCTTGCCGATCTGGTTACATTGGCAGACCCGACCAATCCGCACTCCTTTTTGAATTTTCTACGTGCTCAGAACCGTTTGTACAAATTCTACTTCTTCAATCGGTTCGATATTCCGAGAAGAGAGTATAGTGACTATGGTGCATGGGTTGCAAACCGCCTGGACAACTGTTTGTTCGGAAAAAGGGTCGTCGATGTGACGTATTTTGCCGAGGAGGACGTACCGGTCTATGAAGTGGTGGTTCATGATACGGAAACGCAGGCAATGGAAACGTTCTACACGAAACACCTCGTTATGGGAACGGGGAGTGTTCCGCTCGTCCCTATGGATACAGAAGGGTGTGCGGCAGAAGATGTATTTCACTCGAGCCAGTTCCGCTTTTATGAAAAGAATGCGAAAGATTCAAAGTCAATTACGGTAATTGGATCAGGCCAAAGTGCTGCAGAATTGTTTTATGAATTGCTTGAAGATCAACCCGACTATGATTATGAGCTGACTTGGTATACAAGGTCAGCAGGCTTCTTACAATTGGAGTCCGCCAAGCTGGGCCAGGAAGTATTTTCTCCGGATTATGTCGCGTATTTTCATCAACTATCCTTCGAGGAGAGGAAGGATGCGTTATCCACCTTAGGACAGCTTCGCAAAGGTATTGATCCTGAAACGCTGAAACAGATTTATGACCTATTGTATCATCGTTCTGTTGATGCGAATGCGAAGAAAGTGACGATTCAGCCGTTGACGGAAGTGAAAAAGGTTAAGCTTGTTGAAGGAAATAATGTGTATGAATTGGATTGTCACCAATGGCAGAAAGGGGAATCGTTCAAGCATTATTCTGAGAAAGTCGTATTGGCAACTGGGTACAAGCCACATATCCCCGATTGGTTCGAGAACTTTAGCTCTGATATTGAATGGGAGGACGAAAAGCGTTTCAAAGTGAGCATGGATTACCAGCTTTGCTTTAAAGATGACCGGAAAAATCACATTTTCACATTGACGAATCTCGAGCATTCACACGGTGCTGGAGCGACGAACCTGGGGTTGTCCGTCTATCGGAACCAACAAATCATCAATAAGATCGCTGGGAAGGAAATCTATCCAGTAAGTGAACAGACGGTATTCCAACAATTCCAACCGAAGAACGATTAA
- a CDS encoding cbb3-type cytochrome c oxidase subunit I, whose translation MSIKLIKISAVYFGIGALMGMFMSMTHNFSLTPVHAHLNLLGWTALTLAGIIYHLFPKAAESTLAKIHFWGHNIGLPIMMLALVLVVYGHEQFLLCISIGATITVISILLFVINILKNVNAPE comes from the coding sequence ATGAGCATTAAATTAATTAAAATTTCTGCGGTGTATTTTGGAATTGGAGCTCTGATGGGAATGTTCATGTCAATGACTCATAATTTCAGCCTTACACCAGTTCATGCTCACTTGAACTTGCTCGGCTGGACTGCACTGACTTTGGCAGGTATCATCTATCATTTATTCCCGAAGGCGGCTGAATCGACGTTAGCGAAAATTCACTTCTGGGGACATAACATCGGACTTCCAATCATGATGCTTGCACTCGTGCTCGTCGTGTATGGACATGAACAGTTTTTACTCTGCATTAGTATCGGTGCCACAATTACAGTCATCAGCATCCTCTTATTCGTCATCAACATCCTGAAAAATGTTAATGCACCTGAATAA
- a CDS encoding redoxin domain-containing protein has product MDVKLEVGQEAPDFLLSSTFGDKIRLSDYRGKKHVLVAFYPLDFTPGUIKEITSWKEDFKTFEDNETAVLAISVDHIYAHNVFAASLGMLPYPLLSDWHKTTAKDYGVLNEEDQVAERSVFLIDKDGIIRYMNTTFDANDRDQYLDVFKQCKDLCV; this is encoded by the coding sequence GTGGATGTAAAGCTTGAAGTAGGACAAGAAGCACCTGATTTTTTGTTATCCTCGACTTTTGGAGATAAAATCCGGCTTTCCGATTACAGGGGGAAAAAGCATGTTCTCGTCGCCTTTTACCCGTTGGATTTCACCCCTGGTTGAATTAAGGAAATCACCTCTTGGAAAGAGGATTTCAAAACCTTTGAAGATAATGAAACAGCCGTTTTGGCTATTAGTGTCGATCATATCTATGCACATAATGTGTTTGCCGCAAGTTTAGGTATGCTGCCATACCCATTGCTATCGGATTGGCATAAAACAACCGCAAAGGATTATGGTGTGCTAAATGAGGAGGACCAGGTAGCGGAGCGCTCTGTTTTCCTTATCGATAAAGATGGCATCATCCGTTATATGAATACGACTTTTGATGCGAATGACCGTGACCAATATCTCGATGTATTCAAGCAATGTAAAGACCTTTGTGTATAA